The proteins below are encoded in one region of Parvicella tangerina:
- a CDS encoding ribonucleotide-diphosphate reductase subunit beta, translating into MSEELNPKSTEAEALNVKDVKLDSVLPENTQVEEPILKDDPNRFVIFPIKHHDIWQMYKTQQAMIWTAEELDLAADLNDWENKLNDDERFFIKHVLAFFAASDGIVNENLAENFLSEVQYAEAKFFYGFQIMMENVHSETYSLLIDTYIKDSKEKDYLFNAIETFPPVKKKAEWALRWIENGTFAQRLIAFAAVEGIFFSGSFCSIFWLKKRGLMPGLTFSNELISRDEGLHCDFACLLYNEHLVNQLDKEEVAEIIMDAVEIEKEFVVESLPVRLIGMNSDLMCQYIEFVADRLLAELGNDKVYNVKNPFDFMDMINLQGKTNFFEKRVGEYQKAGVKNGTTEGNAFSLDADF; encoded by the coding sequence ATGTCAGAAGAATTGAATCCAAAGTCAACCGAAGCAGAAGCATTGAACGTTAAAGATGTGAAATTGGATAGTGTGCTACCTGAAAATACGCAGGTAGAAGAGCCTATACTAAAAGATGATCCCAACAGGTTTGTGATCTTCCCAATTAAACACCATGATATTTGGCAGATGTACAAAACACAACAGGCCATGATTTGGACTGCAGAGGAGTTGGATCTTGCGGCTGACCTTAATGACTGGGAGAACAAACTGAATGACGATGAGCGTTTCTTTATTAAGCACGTGCTGGCGTTTTTTGCTGCTTCTGATGGTATCGTAAATGAAAACCTGGCTGAGAACTTTTTGAGTGAGGTGCAATATGCTGAGGCGAAATTCTTCTACGGTTTTCAGATTATGATGGAGAACGTTCACTCTGAAACATACTCTTTATTGATTGACACTTATATCAAGGATTCAAAAGAAAAAGATTATCTCTTTAACGCTATTGAAACTTTCCCTCCAGTTAAAAAGAAAGCGGAGTGGGCTTTGAGATGGATCGAGAATGGAACGTTTGCACAACGATTGATTGCTTTCGCAGCTGTGGAAGGAATTTTCTTCTCAGGTTCGTTTTGTTCGATCTTTTGGTTGAAGAAGAGAGGGCTGATGCCTGGTTTAACATTCTCTAATGAGTTGATCTCAAGAGATGAAGGTCTTCACTGTGATTTCGCTTGCTTGCTATACAATGAGCATCTGGTAAATCAGTTAGACAAAGAAGAAGTAGCTGAGATCATTATGGATGCCGTAGAAATTGAGAAGGAGTTTGTAGTGGAGTCACTACCAGTGAGATTGATTGGAATGAACTCAGATTTAATGTGTCAGTACATTGAGTTCGTAGCAGATCGATTACTTGCAGAACTTGGTAACGATAAAGTATACAATGTGAAGAATCCGTTTGACTTTATGGATATGATTAATCTTCAAGGGAAAACAAATTTCTTTGAGAAGCGAGTGGGTGAATACCAAAAAGCAGGAGTGAAGAACGGAACAACTGAAGGTAACGCATTCAGCTTGGATGCAGATTTTTAA
- the accB gene encoding acetyl-CoA carboxylase biotin carboxyl carrier protein, which translates to MKLSEIQELIKFVAKSGVSEVELEQKDFKISIVANPKPKKGAKQEPVYVQQPQHIQAVVPAQAPAPAPAPAAAPAASPAPAAPAAESKEAADDDKYVTIKAQMIGTFYRKPNPDADPFVEVGDTIKEGQEICIIEAMKLYNKIESEISGKIVKVLVDDSSPVEFDQPLFLVDPS; encoded by the coding sequence ATGAAGCTTTCAGAAATTCAAGAACTCATAAAATTCGTTGCCAAATCAGGCGTAAGCGAAGTTGAGTTAGAACAAAAAGATTTCAAGATTTCAATCGTTGCAAATCCTAAACCTAAAAAAGGGGCTAAACAAGAACCAGTTTACGTTCAGCAACCACAACATATTCAAGCAGTTGTTCCTGCACAGGCACCAGCACCGGCTCCTGCGCCAGCTGCAGCACCTGCAGCTTCACCGGCACCAGCAGCACCTGCCGCTGAGTCAAAAGAAGCAGCTGATGATGATAAATACGTTACCATCAAAGCACAGATGATTGGTACTTTCTACAGAAAGCCAAATCCAGACGCAGATCCTTTCGTGGAGGTAGGTGATACCATCAAAGAAGGTCAGGAGATCTGTATCATTGAAGCAATGAAGCTGTACAACAAGATCGAATCTGAGATCTCAGGTAAGATTGTTAAGGTACTTGTTGATGACTCTTCGCCAGTTGAGTTTGATCAGCCATTGTTCTTGGTTGATCCGTCATAA
- a CDS encoding SUF system Fe-S cluster assembly protein has translation MSEEVDLTGIDKDEAKKILQKKIINMLKTIYDPEIPVDIFELGLIYEIKVDDEFNVQIEMTLTSPNCPVAESMPAEVKEKTGLVNGVKSADVQIVFDPPWNQEFMSEEAKLELGFL, from the coding sequence ATGTCAGAGGAAGTTGATTTAACAGGTATAGACAAAGATGAAGCGAAGAAGATTTTACAAAAGAAAATCATCAACATGCTTAAGACAATATACGACCCAGAGATTCCAGTGGATATTTTTGAACTAGGTCTGATCTATGAAATTAAAGTAGATGATGAGTTCAACGTACAGATAGAGATGACGCTTACTTCTCCTAACTGTCCAGTTGCGGAGTCAATGCCTGCGGAGGTGAAAGAAAAAACAGGACTGGTAAACGGTGTTAAATCTGCCGATGTTCAGATCGTCTTTGACCCACCCTGGAATCAGGAATTCATGAGTGAAGAGGCTAAATTAGAACTAGGATTTCTTTAA
- a CDS encoding YkgJ family cysteine cluster protein, producing MLEEYKSYLEEAKTNRKRYKKKAQTFKKLKDKDLDNLMHEAHDEAFNCIDCLQCANCCKTTGPLFTQKDIERIAKHLRIKPGEFIENYLKRDEDDDYVLQSTPCTFLGADNYCSIYEVRPKACAEYPHTDMRNQKRILHLTLKNAEMCPAVALSLKRLIETV from the coding sequence GTGCTAGAGGAATACAAGTCATATTTAGAAGAAGCCAAAACGAACCGAAAACGCTATAAGAAAAAAGCACAAACGTTCAAAAAGCTAAAAGACAAAGACCTAGACAATTTGATGCATGAAGCACATGATGAAGCGTTTAATTGCATCGACTGTCTTCAGTGTGCGAATTGTTGTAAAACTACCGGGCCCTTATTCACGCAAAAAGATATTGAGCGAATTGCCAAACACCTCAGAATAAAACCAGGAGAGTTTATCGAAAACTACCTTAAAAGAGATGAAGACGATGATTACGTGCTGCAATCTACGCCCTGCACTTTTCTGGGTGCGGATAATTATTGTAGCATTTATGAGGTTCGCCCAAAAGCGTGTGCTGAGTATCCGCATACGGATATGCGAAATCAAAAACGTATTCTCCATTTAACGTTAAAAAATGCAGAGATGTGTCCTGCCGTAGCACTAAGCTTAAAACGATTGATTGAAACCGTCTAA
- a CDS encoding T9SS type A sorting domain-containing protein, producing the protein MKSCILVVLLSFAVGCFGQDRKVVILDMTTRNAETNWSRYLAVEQMLDLIGVPFDSTSQLTTAFDYPIIITGSRIKQDAFSSTEKTALESYVQNGGVLITSNLRDTTFGVICGIDSIISNNEVYTVTWDTMMNPHLFDQVDDSMEVVVSLGRESSGSTFYSRTYTISSGESLGSFENGKSALVHNALGSGHVYTFGPDFRDVIFRPRINQDINAHRVYSNGFEPSSDVFAFIVRNILGQHIPNQVYKYEAPRNYSSVVCLTHDIDSRTAVDTMQAFVDAETSRGISAQYNVTVRYLSDAWMTNFYVGGHQELAYVRDQGHVLASHSVGHFPDFGDESVFYFGELGNTPANYQPVYFLGMTIGGSILGETEVSKNLLEDDFGVSIRSWRSGHLAYPDSLPLALDTLGYEFSSTYSSNDILTNFPYYAIRNSSFSGVPSNVLEIPMTISDVFSSDPITENNYMDKVAIWSDVNRRYDRNNAAIILLIHPNRGWKLIAQEAFLDSLEATQAVVPFEEYGEFWKQRNDLEFITEVVNGGLGLEVRMLNHLGEEQSFVIDTSGLEEVAFFDENGNSLTFNSQNFNGAKKLFYQDITAATDGMENLSAGGLRAFPNPFSGSVRIVASIQKNIEGVEVFDLAGNSVNVTSIVNANEVLIRFGDNVADGLYVVCVDQGGRKYYQKVILRSN; encoded by the coding sequence ATGAAGAGTTGTATTTTGGTCGTATTGTTGTCGTTTGCAGTTGGTTGCTTCGGTCAAGACAGAAAGGTGGTGATACTGGATATGACTACCAGGAATGCAGAAACAAACTGGTCAAGATATTTAGCCGTAGAGCAAATGTTGGATTTAATAGGAGTTCCTTTTGATTCGACCTCGCAATTGACCACTGCTTTTGATTATCCAATAATAATAACGGGTTCACGCATCAAACAAGATGCGTTTTCAAGTACTGAAAAGACGGCATTAGAGAGTTACGTCCAAAATGGTGGCGTCTTAATCACTTCGAATCTAAGAGATACAACCTTTGGGGTGATATGTGGTATCGATTCTATTATCTCCAATAATGAGGTGTACACGGTTACTTGGGATACCATGATGAATCCACATCTTTTTGATCAGGTAGATGACTCCATGGAGGTGGTTGTCTCTCTGGGGAGGGAGAGTAGTGGTTCAACGTTTTATTCAAGGACGTACACTATTTCCTCTGGAGAATCATTGGGTTCTTTTGAAAACGGGAAATCAGCACTCGTGCACAATGCGTTAGGTAGTGGACATGTATATACATTTGGTCCAGACTTCAGGGATGTCATTTTTAGGCCTCGGATTAATCAGGATATTAATGCACATAGAGTCTACAGTAATGGCTTTGAACCTTCCTCTGATGTGTTTGCCTTTATTGTGAGAAATATATTAGGTCAACACATTCCTAACCAGGTTTATAAGTATGAAGCTCCTCGAAATTATTCTTCTGTTGTTTGTCTAACACACGATATTGATAGTAGAACGGCTGTTGATACCATGCAGGCTTTTGTGGATGCGGAGACGAGTCGCGGTATATCGGCTCAATACAATGTTACGGTGAGGTATCTTTCTGATGCCTGGATGACTAATTTTTATGTAGGAGGTCATCAAGAATTGGCCTATGTAAGAGACCAGGGCCATGTTCTCGCTTCGCATTCTGTGGGTCACTTTCCTGATTTCGGAGACGAAAGCGTTTTTTATTTTGGTGAGCTGGGTAATACTCCTGCCAACTACCAGCCAGTATATTTTTTGGGAATGACCATTGGGGGTTCAATTCTGGGAGAAACAGAGGTGTCTAAAAACCTGCTGGAAGATGATTTTGGGGTTTCGATCAGAAGTTGGAGGTCTGGTCACCTAGCTTATCCTGACTCTTTGCCCCTGGCACTGGATACATTGGGTTATGAATTTAGTAGCACGTATTCTTCTAACGATATTCTAACAAATTTCCCTTATTATGCGATTCGGAATAGCTCTTTCTCTGGTGTTCCCAGTAATGTGTTAGAGATTCCTATGACCATTTCTGATGTTTTTTCAAGCGACCCAATTACAGAAAATAACTACATGGATAAGGTAGCGATATGGAGTGATGTGAATCGAAGATATGATAGGAACAATGCTGCGATTATCTTGTTAATTCACCCCAATAGAGGCTGGAAGTTGATCGCACAGGAGGCTTTTCTTGATAGTCTTGAGGCTACTCAAGCAGTAGTTCCCTTTGAGGAGTATGGAGAGTTTTGGAAACAAAGAAATGACTTAGAATTTATTACAGAGGTGGTAAATGGCGGACTTGGATTGGAGGTTCGAATGTTGAATCATTTGGGTGAAGAACAGTCCTTTGTGATTGATACTTCGGGGTTAGAGGAAGTTGCTTTTTTTGATGAAAACGGCAATTCGCTGACGTTTAATAGTCAAAATTTTAATGGGGCAAAAAAACTATTTTATCAGGACATTACAGCTGCAACAGACGGAATGGAGAACTTGTCTGCTGGTGGTTTAAGAGCTTTTCCTAATCCATTCAGCGGAAGTGTGCGGATTGTAGCGTCAATTCAAAAAAATATAGAGGGGGTAGAGGTGTTTGACCTCGCTGGGAATAGCGTGAATGTAACATCAATCGTCAATGCTAACGAAGTGCTTATACGTTTCGGAGATAATGTCGCAGATGGTCTTTACGTGGTCTGTGTAGACCAAGGAGGAAGAAAATACTATCAAAAGGTTATTCTTCGATCCAACTAA
- a CDS encoding TonB-dependent receptor, with product MKNILTILTTLFIIGTSFSQQTVKGKVVDSESKFPLPGVNVLVISDTTKTYGAATDVNGNFKITDVPLGRQQLKFSFIGYNPNIITIEVNSGKETVANVELEESSMEMEEFKVVASDNKEVANEMAVVSAQQFSVEETNRYAGSRGDPARMASNFAGVQGADDSRNDIVVRGNSPLGVIYRVEGITIPNPNHFSIAGSSGGPVSIINNKSMANSDFFTGAFPAEYGNSTAGVFDLKLRAGNNEKFEFSGQFGFLGTELLAEGPLSKQHRSSFLVMYRYSTLTLFSSLGINIGTSAVPGYQDFAAKFNFPLNNGGNLAIWGLGGKSNIDILISNQKDTSEVDLYGENTKDQYFGTQMYVGGVTYTHPLNKSTYLKSTLTTSLDQQNSFHDTISRNITSEGTFELLGKAQYMAYEFKTLRFSSATSINKKFGKKDVLKFGYVADYADYNFLDSVTTNSALQTYRYRWNSSGSYYSLQPYVSWKHKFSDNLVLTAGLSSFYYSIGDAFSPIEPRLGLKWDATKKGSFSFGLGRHSQAQPTYTYFYLNPGNSQPHNTELGLTYSNHIVAGYTHKFNKNLGGKIETYYQSLSGIPVETDSSSFALTNAGGGFSRLFPDTLQNTGTGYNYGVEVTLQRYFSGNWHAMFTGSLYNSRYVGSDGIERNTSYNGIYAVNFLAGKEFVIKERKTIGIGVKVTSAGGKRYGEVDTTASNLQGEVVFTDNNFNEYQFDNYFRFDLKLTFKANTEKVTHEIGLDLVNLLNTKNILSLSYAPVPGDPSANPIRENYQLGFLPIFYYRIDF from the coding sequence ATGAAAAACATTTTAACTATTCTAACTACCCTTTTTATCATTGGAACTTCCTTCTCTCAGCAAACTGTTAAAGGAAAAGTAGTTGATTCAGAATCTAAATTTCCTTTACCAGGCGTTAATGTTCTGGTAATTAGTGACACCACAAAAACGTATGGAGCCGCTACTGATGTAAACGGAAACTTTAAAATCACTGATGTACCCTTGGGTAGACAGCAGTTGAAATTTTCATTTATTGGATACAACCCAAACATCATCACTATTGAAGTGAACTCGGGTAAAGAAACCGTTGCAAATGTGGAACTAGAAGAATCTTCCATGGAAATGGAGGAGTTCAAGGTGGTCGCTTCTGACAATAAGGAGGTAGCGAATGAAATGGCAGTGGTAAGCGCTCAACAGTTCTCTGTAGAAGAAACGAACCGATATGCAGGGAGCAGGGGTGATCCAGCAAGAATGGCATCGAATTTTGCTGGGGTACAGGGTGCTGATGATAGCCGGAACGATATAGTAGTTCGAGGAAACTCACCTCTAGGAGTAATATACAGAGTAGAGGGCATCACTATACCGAATCCAAATCACTTTTCAATTGCAGGGTCCAGCGGTGGTCCGGTGAGTATTATCAATAACAAATCAATGGCGAATAGTGATTTCTTTACTGGGGCATTTCCTGCAGAGTACGGTAATAGTACTGCTGGTGTGTTTGATCTAAAGTTAAGAGCTGGTAATAATGAGAAATTCGAGTTCTCTGGTCAGTTTGGGTTTCTGGGGACAGAACTTCTTGCTGAAGGACCATTAAGCAAACAACATCGTTCTTCTTTTCTGGTCATGTACCGTTATTCTACCCTTACTTTATTCAGTTCACTCGGCATCAACATTGGAACCTCCGCAGTACCTGGATATCAGGATTTTGCCGCTAAATTTAACTTCCCATTGAATAACGGAGGTAACTTGGCGATCTGGGGGCTGGGAGGAAAGAGCAATATTGATATTTTGATCAGCAATCAAAAAGACACTTCAGAAGTGGACCTTTACGGTGAAAACACGAAAGACCAGTATTTTGGAACACAAATGTATGTAGGTGGGGTTACTTACACTCACCCATTAAATAAAAGCACCTACCTAAAATCTACGCTTACTACTAGTTTAGATCAGCAGAATTCGTTTCACGACACGATCTCCAGAAACATCACTTCAGAGGGGACGTTTGAGCTACTTGGAAAAGCACAGTACATGGCATACGAATTTAAAACACTTCGATTTTCTAGTGCAACATCTATCAATAAGAAGTTTGGTAAAAAGGATGTCTTAAAGTTTGGGTACGTTGCAGACTACGCTGACTACAACTTTTTAGATAGTGTAACGACTAATTCTGCACTACAAACCTATCGATATCGATGGAATTCATCTGGAAGCTATTATTCGCTTCAACCTTATGTGAGTTGGAAGCACAAGTTCAGTGACAACCTAGTTCTTACTGCTGGTTTGAGCAGTTTCTACTATTCAATTGGAGATGCTTTCTCTCCCATAGAACCGCGTTTAGGATTGAAGTGGGACGCAACGAAAAAAGGCTCTTTCAGCTTTGGTCTTGGGCGACATTCACAAGCTCAGCCAACTTATACTTATTTTTACCTCAATCCAGGAAATTCTCAACCGCACAATACAGAGCTAGGGCTGACCTATTCGAATCATATTGTTGCTGGCTATACCCATAAGTTCAACAAGAACCTAGGAGGTAAAATTGAAACTTACTACCAATCGCTATCGGGAATTCCGGTGGAAACAGATTCATCTTCCTTTGCGCTAACCAATGCAGGAGGCGGTTTCTCAAGATTGTTTCCTGATACACTACAAAACACTGGCACCGGGTATAATTATGGCGTAGAAGTTACCCTGCAACGATATTTTAGCGGAAACTGGCACGCCATGTTCACGGGATCTCTGTATAATTCAAGATATGTTGGTTCTGATGGAATTGAGAGAAACACTTCATACAACGGTATTTATGCGGTTAACTTCTTGGCGGGAAAAGAGTTCGTTATTAAAGAAAGAAAAACCATTGGAATCGGAGTGAAAGTTACTTCTGCAGGAGGTAAAAGATATGGAGAAGTTGACACTACTGCATCCAACTTACAAGGTGAAGTAGTTTTTACTGATAACAACTTTAACGAATATCAATTTGACAACTACTTTAGATTTGATCTCAAGTTAACTTTCAAAGCAAATACAGAAAAGGTAACTCATGAAATTGGTCTTGATCTGGTCAACTTATTGAATACGAAGAATATTCTGAGTTTATCCTATGCTCCAGTACCTGGCGATCCAAGTGCGAACCCTATTCGTGAGAATTATCAGTTAGGCTTCCTACCCATCTTTTATTACCGCATCGACTTTTAA
- a CDS encoding glutathione peroxidase encodes MKTKTLFTILIALSILLLSAISKTNQPMSQTIYQFKVEDLYGESFDLASLKGKKVMIVNTASKCGLTPQYEDLEKLYQKYKGNNFVIIGFPANNFMSQEPGTNEEIAAFCKKNYGVSFPMMAKISVKGKDIHPLYTFLTSKEENGVMDSKVKWNFQKYLIGEEGMLEKVIDPTTKPMDEEIISWIEE; translated from the coding sequence ATGAAAACAAAAACATTATTCACCATCTTAATTGCATTATCTATTCTATTACTTAGTGCAATCTCAAAAACTAACCAACCCATGAGTCAAACCATTTATCAGTTCAAAGTAGAAGATCTTTATGGAGAAAGCTTTGATCTAGCCTCCTTGAAAGGAAAGAAAGTAATGATTGTGAACACCGCTTCTAAATGTGGTCTCACACCACAATACGAAGACCTGGAAAAGCTTTATCAAAAATATAAAGGAAATAACTTCGTAATCATCGGATTTCCAGCCAATAACTTCATGAGCCAGGAACCTGGAACCAATGAAGAAATTGCCGCATTTTGTAAAAAGAATTATGGTGTTTCTTTTCCTATGATGGCTAAAATTTCTGTTAAAGGGAAAGACATTCATCCTCTTTACACTTTCTTAACTTCAAAAGAAGAGAATGGAGTGATGGATTCAAAGGTGAAGTGGAATTTTCAGAAATACCTTATTGGTGAAGAGGGAATGCTTGAAAAAGTAATCGACCCCACCACTAAACCAATGGATGAAGAAATCATTAGTTGGATCGAAGAATAA
- the accC gene encoding acetyl-CoA carboxylase biotin carboxylase subunit has translation MFKKILIANRGEIALRVIRTCKEMGIKTVAVYSTADKDSLHVRFADEAVCIGPPSSSESYLKIPNIMAAAEITNADAIHPGYGFLSENANFSRICQENDIKFIGALPEQIEGMGDKATAKATMKKAKVPCVPGSEGILKDLEQGLKLANKIGYPVMLKATAGGGGKGMRVCNNDEEFEEGWHSARQEAGAAFGNDGMYLEKFVEEPRHIEIQIAADQYGNVCHLSERDCSIQRRHQKLVEEVPSPFMTDKLRKDMGEAAKKAALAVNYEGVGTVEFLVDKHRNFYFMEMNTRIQVEHTITEEVVNYDLIKEQIKIAAGHKISGEDYFPAMHSIQCRINAEDPFNGFRPSPGKITNYHKPGGHGVRIDTHAYAGYLIPPYYDSMISKLIVVAQTREEAIKKMRRALDEYIIEGVKTTIPFHQQLMQDEDFCKGNFTTKFMETFELKEP, from the coding sequence ATGTTCAAGAAAATTCTAATTGCCAACCGTGGAGAAATTGCACTTAGGGTAATTAGAACATGTAAAGAAATGGGCATAAAGACCGTGGCTGTGTACAGTACGGCTGATAAAGATAGTTTGCACGTGCGCTTTGCGGACGAAGCAGTTTGTATCGGACCTCCATCTAGTTCAGAGTCTTATTTAAAGATTCCAAACATTATGGCAGCGGCAGAGATCACCAATGCTGACGCCATTCACCCTGGGTATGGATTTCTATCAGAGAATGCGAATTTCTCCAGAATCTGCCAGGAAAATGATATCAAGTTCATTGGTGCATTGCCTGAGCAGATTGAAGGTATGGGAGATAAAGCAACGGCTAAAGCTACCATGAAGAAAGCAAAAGTGCCTTGTGTGCCCGGTTCTGAAGGGATTCTGAAGGATCTTGAGCAAGGGTTAAAATTGGCGAATAAAATTGGTTACCCGGTTATGCTGAAAGCTACAGCTGGTGGTGGTGGTAAAGGAATGAGAGTGTGTAACAACGATGAGGAGTTTGAAGAAGGTTGGCACAGTGCACGTCAAGAAGCTGGAGCTGCCTTTGGAAATGACGGCATGTATCTGGAGAAGTTCGTGGAAGAACCCAGACACATCGAAATTCAGATAGCAGCAGATCAATACGGAAATGTTTGTCACCTCTCAGAAAGAGATTGTTCGATTCAAAGAAGGCACCAAAAACTAGTTGAGGAGGTTCCCTCTCCATTCATGACGGATAAGTTGAGAAAGGATATGGGGGAAGCAGCCAAGAAAGCTGCGCTGGCAGTTAACTACGAGGGTGTAGGTACGGTTGAATTCTTGGTGGATAAGCACAGGAACTTCTATTTCATGGAGATGAACACGCGTATTCAGGTTGAGCATACCATTACGGAAGAAGTAGTTAACTATGACCTGATTAAAGAACAGATCAAAATTGCTGCTGGCCATAAGATCTCTGGAGAAGATTATTTCCCAGCAATGCATTCTATTCAATGTAGAATTAATGCCGAGGATCCATTCAATGGGTTTAGACCTTCACCAGGTAAGATCACGAATTATCACAAGCCAGGTGGACATGGAGTAAGAATTGACACCCATGCTTACGCAGGATATTTAATTCCTCCCTACTATGATTCCATGATCTCTAAATTGATTGTAGTGGCTCAAACAAGAGAAGAAGCCATTAAGAAGATGAGAAGAGCCCTGGATGAATATATCATAGAAGGAGTAAAAACAACCATTCCGTTCCATCAGCAATTGATGCAAGATGAAGATTTCTGTAAAGGAAACTTTACCACAAAGTTTATGGAAACGTTCGAACTGAAAGAGCCTTAA
- a CDS encoding DUF2480 family protein: MIENKIAKSGLETIDVGVFYDSTQKNSIDIKNWLFQEMIIKEKDFKQHLEEHDWSQYENTYVCYYSSVDAIIPNWAWLMIANKLQGNCKRYYNGTPEQFNEILFSEHIQAFDTSPFDSKRVLIKGCGDKEIPSSAFSMLAERLFPTVKSLMFGEACSNVPIYKQKKS, translated from the coding sequence ATGATCGAAAACAAAATAGCAAAGAGCGGACTTGAAACCATTGACGTGGGCGTATTTTATGACTCAACTCAAAAAAACTCAATTGACATCAAGAATTGGTTGTTTCAAGAAATGATCATCAAGGAAAAGGACTTCAAACAACACCTTGAAGAACACGATTGGAGCCAATACGAAAACACCTATGTCTGTTACTATTCGTCTGTAGATGCCATCATCCCAAACTGGGCGTGGCTAATGATCGCTAACAAACTTCAGGGAAATTGCAAACGCTATTACAACGGAACCCCTGAACAGTTTAACGAAATTCTTTTCAGTGAGCACATCCAAGCTTTCGACACCAGTCCGTTTGACTCAAAAAGGGTTTTGATTAAAGGCTGTGGTGACAAAGAGATCCCATCAAGTGCATTCAGCATGTTAGCAGAACGACTTTTCCCTACCGTCAAATCACTTATGTTTGGTGAAGCCTGTTCTAATGTTCCGATTTATAAACAAAAGAAGTCTTAG
- a CDS encoding superoxide dismutase: MAFELPNLPYAYDALEPHIDARTMEIHHGKHHAGYTNKLNAAIEGSDLAGKSIEDILKGMDMNNGAVRNNGGGFYNHSLFWEVMSPNGGGQPSGALADAINAAYGSYDGFKDAFSNAAATRFGSGWAWLCVHPGGKVEVCSSANQDNPLMPGIGCGGFPILGLDVWEHAYYLNYQNRRPDYISAFFNVINWDKVAELYEANK; this comes from the coding sequence ATGGCTTTTGAATTACCAAATTTACCTTATGCATACGATGCATTAGAACCACATATTGATGCAAGAACAATGGAGATTCACCATGGCAAGCATCATGCTGGATATACAAACAAATTAAACGCAGCGATTGAAGGATCAGACCTTGCTGGAAAGTCTATTGAAGACATTCTAAAAGGAATGGACATGAATAATGGAGCTGTTAGAAACAATGGTGGTGGTTTTTATAATCACTCGTTGTTTTGGGAAGTGATGTCTCCGAATGGTGGCGGACAACCTTCTGGAGCTTTGGCTGATGCCATTAATGCTGCTTACGGTTCTTATGATGGTTTTAAAGATGCTTTCTCTAATGCTGCTGCAACTCGATTCGGTTCGGGATGGGCTTGGCTTTGCGTTCACCCAGGAGGGAAAGTAGAAGTTTGTTCTTCAGCTAACCAAGATAATCCATTGATGCCAGGAATTGGATGTGGAGGATTCCCTATCTTAGGTTTAGATGTTTGGGAGCACGCTTATTACCTAAACTATCAAAACAGAAGACCTGACTATATCAGCGCTTTCTTTAATGTGATCAACTGGGATAAGGTTGCTGAATTATACGAAGCGAACAAGTAA
- a CDS encoding TM2 domain-containing protein: protein MAKKLFTILVLMLFTLSMSAQKSAILPQPQFQFLKGKNILNLRKRKTADHSKVVAASLDITLGLFGVHRLYLGTSPQIPVIYTLTLGGGGFLVLSDLGVILFTKDLEQYADNPHVIMWADANKEKSPQLED, encoded by the coding sequence ATGGCTAAAAAATTGTTTACCATATTGGTCTTGATGCTGTTCACGCTCTCAATGAGTGCGCAAAAATCTGCTATTCTGCCACAACCTCAGTTTCAATTCTTGAAGGGGAAAAATATCCTGAATCTCAGAAAGCGCAAAACAGCTGATCATTCAAAAGTTGTAGCAGCCAGTCTTGACATTACGCTGGGCTTATTTGGCGTTCATCGACTGTATTTAGGTACTTCTCCGCAGATTCCCGTAATCTACACGCTAACATTAGGTGGGGGCGGCTTTCTTGTATTGTCTGATTTAGGAGTCATTCTTTTTACAAAAGATCTGGAGCAGTATGCAGACAACCCTCATGTGATCATGTGGGCGGATGCTAACAAAGAAAAAAGCCCTCAGCTGGAGGACTGA